From Sphingorhabdus sp. SMR4y:
GCAGACCCTGGACGATGGCGGCGCCGACGCCGATACAGGCCAGAGCCATGCCCACGGTCCACTCGCTCCAGCCAAAGGCTTCGATCGCATAGAAAGCAAATATGATCGGATAAACGACATGGGAGGTCATCCAGATGGTCAGGGCCGACGCATACCACAGGACAATCCTGTTCTGGCCGCCAAGGCCTTTTAGCGCGACCAGCGCATTGGCACGGGCGAGTCTGAAGGGCCTCCGCTTTTCCGCTGGCAGGCTTTCCTTGAGCAGAAAGAAGCCGAACAGCAGGTTGAGCGCGGCGAGCACGCTGGCCCCGAAAAAAGGCAGGCGCGTGCCATATTCTCCCAATATGCCGCCAACCGCCGGTCCGATGATGAAGCCCAGTCCGAAGGCCGCGCCGATCAGGCCGAAATTCTGGGCCCGTTTGTCGGGAGGGGAGATGTCGGCGATATAGGCATAAGCGGTGCTGAAGCTGGCGCCCATGATCCCGGCAATGATCCGCGCGGCAAACAGCCATAACAGCGAGGAAGCAAATCCCATCAGCATATAGGCAATGGCATAGCCTCCGAGCGCACCGAGCAGCACCGGACGTCTGCCAAAGCGGTCGGAGAGATTGCCGATGATCGGACCGAAGACAAATTGCATGGCGGCATAGGCAAAGGCGAGCCAGCCGGCATAGACGGCCGCATCCGACAACGTGTCCCCGGTGATGCTGGTAATCAGTTTCGGGAGGACCGGCATGATGATGCCGAACCCCAGCATATCGATGAGCACGACGAGAAAAACGAAAACCAGTGATGATCTGGCGGCGGGCTGGGGAGGGGATTCGCTCATGGGCTTTTTCCCCTACACTCTGATCG
This genomic window contains:
- a CDS encoding TCR/Tet family MFS transporter; this translates as MSESPPQPAARSSLVFVFLVVLIDMLGFGIIMPVLPKLITSITGDTLSDAAVYAGWLAFAYAAMQFVFGPIIGNLSDRFGRRPVLLGALGGYAIAYMLMGFASSLLWLFAARIIAGIMGASFSTAYAYIADISPPDKRAQNFGLIGAAFGLGFIIGPAVGGILGEYGTRLPFFGASVLAALNLLFGFFLLKESLPAEKRRPFRLARANALVALKGLGGQNRIVLWYASALTIWMTSHVVYPIIFAFYAIEAFGWSEWTVGMALACIGVGAAIVQGLLIRVLIPRIGERNAVILATISMAASSIFYVVAGPDQGWLIFIAIPVGSLQGLFQPSINGLMSNAVSDETQGELQGAVASLQSTASVIGPPLFAGVFAAFTVAGSIYYLPGAPFGLAGIVSLVALGVFLRGYALHCTSDEVEPPIDAKSITG